In a single window of the Vitis vinifera cultivar Pinot Noir 40024 chromosome 6, ASM3070453v1 genome:
- the LOC100267265 gene encoding laccase-4, with the protein MTQWIRVLLLVASLFPILVDCRTRHYKFNVVLRKATRLCSSKPIVTVNGNFPGPTIHAREDDTVLIKVVNHVKYNVSIHWHGIRQLRTGWADGPAYITQCPIQPGQSYIYNFTITGQRGTLLWHAHILWLRATVHGALVILPKLGVPYPFPTPYKEAVVILGEWWKSDVEAVINEAMKSGLAPNVSDAHTINGHPGPFSSCSLQGGFTLPVDPGKTYMLRIINAALNEELFLKIAGHHLTVVEVDATYTKPFSTDTVLIAPGQTTNVLLTAGLGAGKYLVTASSFMDSPIAVDNMTATATVQYSGTLSSTPTTITNPPPQNATSVATKFTDSLRSLNSKKYPARVPLATDHSLLFTVGLGINPCATCVNGGKVVANINNVTFVMPTTALLQAHYFKMKGVYTDDFPGNPPIAFNYTGTQPTNFQTMNGTRLYRLAYNSTVQLVLQDTGMIAPERHPVHLHGFNFFVIGRGLGNYNPKKDPKKFNLVDPVERNTVGVPSGGWTAIRFRADNPGVWFMHCHLEVHTTWGLKMAFVVDNGKGPNESVLPPPSDLPKC; encoded by the exons ATGACGCAGTGGATTCGGGTCTTGCTTCTGGTGGCTTCTCTGTTTCCGATTTTAGTCGATTGCCGGACTCGTCACTACAAGTTCAAT GTGGTTTTGAGAAAGGCCACAAGGTTATGTTCAAGTAAACCTATAGTCACTGTGAATGGGAACTTCCCTGGGCCTACCATTCATGCTAGGGAGGATGATACAGTGCTGATCAAGGTTGTGAACCATGTCAAGTATAATGTCAGCATTCACTG GCATGGGATCAGGCAGCTTAGGACAGGTTGGGCGGATGGGCCGGCATATATAACACAGTGTCCGATTCAGCCGGGGCAAAGCTATATATACAATTTCACCATTACAGGCCAAAGGGGAACACTTCTATGGCATGCGCACATCCTCTGGCTCAGGGCTACCGTCCATGGCGCCCTCGTCATCTTGCCCAAGCTTGGTGTTCCTTATCCATTTCCCACTCCCTATAAGGAAGCTGTTGTTATTTTGG GTGAATGGTGGAAATCAGATGTGGAAGCAGTGATCAATGAAGCTATGAAGTCTGGCCTGGCCCCAAATGTGTCCGATGCTCACACCATTAATGGCCATCCTGGGCCATTCTCAAGCTGCTCCTTACAGG GTGGGTTTACACTGCCAGTAGACCCAGGCAAGACATACATGCTGAGAATCATCAACGCTGCGCTGAATGAAGAGCTCTTCTTAAAGATTGCAGGCCATCATCTGACTGTGGTTGAGGTCGACGCCACTTACACTAAACCCTTTTCAACTGACACCGTCCTCATCGCTCCGGGGCAGACCACCAATGTACTCCTAACAGCAGGACTCGGCGCTGGAAAGTACTTGGTTACAGCGTCTTCTTTCATGGATTCCCCCATTGCAGTCGACAACATGACTGCAACAGCCACCGTTCAATACTCCGGCACCCTTTCCAGTACTCCGACTACTATCACCAACCCACCTCCCCAAAACGCCACCTCAGTGGCCACAAAGTTCACAGATTCCCTCAGAAGCCTGAACTCGAAAAAGTACCCAGCCAGAGTTCCATTGGCCACCGATCACTCCCTTCTGTTCACTGTTGGACTTGGGATTAACCCCTGTGCTACTTGCGTTAATGGCGGTAAAGTGGTGGCTAATATCAACAATGTCACTTTTGTAATGCCTACTACTGCTCTTCTTCAAGCCCATTACTTCAAAATGAAGGGAGTTTACACTGATGATTTCCCTGGAAACCCCCCAATTGCATTCAACTATACAGGCACACAGCCTACAAACTTCCAGACCATGAATGGGACAAGGCTTTATAGACTGGCATACAACTCTACCGTTCAGTTAGTCCTACAAGACACCGGTATGATAGCGCCCGAAAGACATCCAGTCCATCTCCATGGCTTCAATTTCTTCGTCATTGGAAGGGGTTTAGGGAACTATAACCCAAAGAAGGACCCAAAAAAATTCAACCTGGTTGACCCTGTTGAGAGGAACACAGTTGGAGTCCCCTCTGGTGGATGGACTGCCATCAGATTCAGAGCAGATAACCCAG GGGTCTGGTTCATGCACTGCCATTTGGAAGTCCACACAACATGGGGTCTGAAAATGGCTTTTGTGGTTGACAATGGAAAAGGCCCCAATGAATCAGTTCTACCACCTCCAAGTGACCTTCCCAAATGCTAA